The Nasonia vitripennis strain AsymCx chromosome 4 unlocalized genomic scaffold, Nvit_psr_1.1 chr4_random0009, whole genome shotgun sequence region ACCTTGTAGCATGTAACAGCTACAAATCAGTTTATAACGTttaaatatttcgaaaaaattgttttttaatgttatttaCTTGCAATAATAATCTAATCtacaaaattgaattttaattttatcattatctcaatatactttttttttgttatacaaACATtggtttcaaataaaaaatgaatgctGAAGAAGATGTTTGGCGtattcaaaaaaaattaaataaaatgtctAGTGGTGATGGAACGGTATTAACTTATTTAATAATCAAATCAATATATACAATATGGATTAAACAAGCAATTTATTTTAGGGGCAAGAACAAGCGTTAGAGTTACTAAAAACCTTACAAAAGTTGCCAGTAAATTTAGAATTACTTCAAAAAACACGTATTGGGATGACAGTTAATGCTTTGAGAAAATCTAGCAAAGATGAAGAAGTTATATCACTTTCAAAAACATTAATAaagaattggaaaaaatttttatctggTATTAACTAAAGATAATgcttaatattaatattaagttgattttttttaagtatgtaatttttttttcttattctaaAGGTACTCATAAGGATACCAAGGATGGAAATACAtcttcaaataataaaaaaaaagatgaaaaatcAGAAAAAAGTAAAGAAGAATCTGaattaaagaaagaaaaagatgtATCTGATAGTAGAGATACTAAGACAAATGATAAGGTTAATAAAGATCTTAATAAGAAACATTCTTCATTCCCATCTTCTACTACAACAGATGCAGTACGATTAAAATGTAGAGAATTATTAGCATCTGCTTTACAAGTTGAGGGCAACACTATAGATGGTTGTGCTAGTCCTGAAGAACTAGCTGAAGAACTTGAAGAAGCTATTTTTGGAGAATTCAAAAATACTGATAACAAGTATAGAAATAGagtaagttatttttattggtaatattttcattattcgtCAATTGCTTTATGCATGATAAATCAGCTAAATATACACTCCATtgggtgtttttttttatgtggcataagcagagcaagctctgcacaagtgatGGCCCCCTGACATCGTAAC contains the following coding sequences:
- the LOC100115830 gene encoding transcription elongation factor S-II isoform X2, which produces MTVNALRKSSKDEEVISLSKTLIKNWKKFLSGTHKDTKDGNTSSNNKKKDEKSEKSKEESELKKEKDVSDSRDTKTNDKVNKDLNKKHSSFPSSTTTDAVRLKCRELLASALQVEGNTIDGCASPEELAEELEEAIFGEFKNTDNKYRNRVRSRVANLRDSKNPTLRTNFIIGAITPGRLATMTAEEMASDEIKQLREQFKKEAINDAQLATVQGTKTDLLKCGKCKKRNCTYNQVQTRSADEPMTTFVLCNECGNRWKFC
- the LOC100115830 gene encoding transcription elongation factor S-II isoform X1, whose translation is MNAEEDVWRIQKKLNKMSSGDGTGQEQALELLKTLQKLPVNLELLQKTRIGMTVNALRKSSKDEEVISLSKTLIKNWKKFLSGTHKDTKDGNTSSNNKKKDEKSEKSKEESELKKEKDVSDSRDTKTNDKVNKDLNKKHSSFPSSTTTDAVRLKCRELLASALQVEGNTIDGCASPEELAEELEEAIFGEFKNTDNKYRNRVRSRVANLRDSKNPTLRTNFIIGAITPGRLATMTAEEMASDEIKQLREQFKKEAINDAQLATVQGTKTDLLKCGKCKKRNCTYNQVQTRSADEPMTTFVLCNECGNRWKFC